Proteins encoded together in one Miscanthus floridulus cultivar M001 chromosome 16, ASM1932011v1, whole genome shotgun sequence window:
- the LOC136511456 gene encoding disease resistance protein PIK6-NP-like: MPDFLVSAATGALGPVLDKFAALLSDEYKRFKGVHGEVKFLIRELEAMHTFLLKKSEGEDPDVQDKAWMKEVRELSYDIEDSLDEFRIRIHEESTKPDGFIDKCKNLLAKTKARRQIAKAIQDLKVQVKEVSERNARYKMCETVMNTSKVTVDPRALAIFEDVSRLVGIDKAKQELISFLTKDDGGISSQQPKIVSIVGIGGIGKTTLANRMYEELKNQFQCRAFLSVSRNPDMVKILRTILSEVTGRPYHMTEAGSIQQLIMEINEFLRTKRE; encoded by the exons ATGCCGGATTTCCTGGTGAGCGCAGCGACGGGGGCCTTGGGTCCCGTCCTGGACAAGTTTGCTGCTTTGCTCAGCGATGAGTACAAGCGTTTCAAAGGCGTGCACGGTGAGGTGAAGTTCCTCATTCGGGAACTGGAAGCTATGCACACGTTCCTTCTGAAGAAGTCGGAAGGGGAGGATCCTGATGTGCAAGACAAGGCGTGGATGAAGGAGGTGCGAGAGCTCTCCTATGACATCGAGGACAGCCTCGACGAGTTCAGAATCCGTATCCATGAGGAGTCAACCAAACCAGATGGCTTCATCGACAAATGCAAGAACCTACTGGCCAAGACCAAGGCCCGCCGTCAAATCGCCAAGGCGATTCAAGACCTGAAAGTCCAAGTGAAGGAGGTGAGTGAAAGAAATGCGAGATACAAGATGTGTGAGACTGTCATGAACACAAGCAAAGTGACCGTAGATCCGAGAGCTCTTGCCATATTTGAGGATGTTTCAAGGCTTGTGGGTATCGATAAAGCAAAACAAGAGTTAATTTCATTTCTCACGAAGGATGATGGTGGTATTTCATCACAGCAACCGAAGATAGTCTCTATTGTGGGAATTGGAGGAATTGGAAAGACAACTCTTGCAAACAGAATGTATGAAGAGTTGAAGAATCAGTTCCAGTGCCGTGCTTTCTTGTCGGTGTCACGGAATCCTGATATGGTTAAGATTTTGAGAACCATTCTCAGCGAGGTGACAGGTCGACCTTATCATATGACAGAAGCAGGGAGCATACAGCAGCTGATCATGGAAATCAATGAATTCCTTCGGACAAAAAG ggaatGA
- the LOC136511847 gene encoding uncharacterized protein isoform X1 encodes MPLRPRFSVLFSSASDGPPLRAERAPAADLGRTRFEVHWISEELVRSCAGSPPGAALDGLRVVCRVDAYALNKDSIPKSGEVGLQYPGPHGVTNVVFPVTMSAYNHSEAPEFVENEVHANPANFGSAASDASFDTAAKLGYDREVLQEAYAWQHRANARLQRAGYLGYGSDSGSSSYSVSS; translated from the exons ATGCCTCTCCGTCCTCGGTTTTCCGTCCTTTTTTCCTCTGCGTCTGATGGTCCTCCCCTCCGCGCGGAGCGTGCGCCTGCGGCGGATCTCGGAAGAACTCGGTTCGAGGTGCACTGGATCTCGGAGGAGCTCGTCCGGAGTTGCGCCGGAAGTCCGCCCGGGGCTGCGCTTGACGGCTTGCGTGTAG TATGCCGTGTCGATGCATACGCACTCAACAAAGACTCTATCCCAAAATCTGGTGAGGTCGGTTTACAGTATCCAGGCCCGCACGGGGTGACCAACGTGGTGTTTCCTGTCACAATGTCGGCCTACAACCATTCTGAGGCACCAGAATTTGTAGAGAACGAGGTCCATGCCAATCCAGCTAATTTCGGCTCAGCTGCTTCTGATGCATCCTTTGACACAG CCGCGAAGCTGGGCTACGACAGGGAAGTGCTTCAAGAGGCCTATGCTTGGCAGCATAGAG CCAATGCAAGGCTTCAACGTGCAGGGTACCTCGGATATGGATCGGACAGCGGCTCTTCCTCCTATAGCGTTTCCTCTTAG
- the LOC136511847 gene encoding uncharacterized protein isoform X2 → MPVCRVDAYALNKDSIPKSGEVGLQYPGPHGVTNVVFPVTMSAYNHSEAPEFVENEVHANPANFGSAASDASFDTAAKLGYDREVLQEAYAWQHRANARLQRAGYLGYGSDSGSSSYSVSS, encoded by the exons ATGCCCG TATGCCGTGTCGATGCATACGCACTCAACAAAGACTCTATCCCAAAATCTGGTGAGGTCGGTTTACAGTATCCAGGCCCGCACGGGGTGACCAACGTGGTGTTTCCTGTCACAATGTCGGCCTACAACCATTCTGAGGCACCAGAATTTGTAGAGAACGAGGTCCATGCCAATCCAGCTAATTTCGGCTCAGCTGCTTCTGATGCATCCTTTGACACAG CCGCGAAGCTGGGCTACGACAGGGAAGTGCTTCAAGAGGCCTATGCTTGGCAGCATAGAG CCAATGCAAGGCTTCAACGTGCAGGGTACCTCGGATATGGATCGGACAGCGGCTCTTCCTCCTATAGCGTTTCCTCTTAG
- the LOC136511847 gene encoding uncharacterized protein isoform X4: MSAYNHSEAPEFVENEVHANPANFGSAASDASFDTAAKLGYDREVLQEAYAWQHRANARLQRAGYLGYGSDSGSSSYSVSS; the protein is encoded by the exons ATGTCGGCCTACAACCATTCTGAGGCACCAGAATTTGTAGAGAACGAGGTCCATGCCAATCCAGCTAATTTCGGCTCAGCTGCTTCTGATGCATCCTTTGACACAG CCGCGAAGCTGGGCTACGACAGGGAAGTGCTTCAAGAGGCCTATGCTTGGCAGCATAGAG CCAATGCAAGGCTTCAACGTGCAGGGTACCTCGGATATGGATCGGACAGCGGCTCTTCCTCCTATAGCGTTTCCTCTTAG
- the LOC136511847 gene encoding uncharacterized protein isoform X3: MPDSIPKSGEVGLQYPGPHGVTNVVFPVTMSAYNHSEAPEFVENEVHANPANFGSAASDASFDTAAKLGYDREVLQEAYAWQHRANARLQRAGYLGYGSDSGSSSYSVSS; the protein is encoded by the exons ATGCCCG ACTCTATCCCAAAATCTGGTGAGGTCGGTTTACAGTATCCAGGCCCGCACGGGGTGACCAACGTGGTGTTTCCTGTCACAATGTCGGCCTACAACCATTCTGAGGCACCAGAATTTGTAGAGAACGAGGTCCATGCCAATCCAGCTAATTTCGGCTCAGCTGCTTCTGATGCATCCTTTGACACAG CCGCGAAGCTGGGCTACGACAGGGAAGTGCTTCAAGAGGCCTATGCTTGGCAGCATAGAG CCAATGCAAGGCTTCAACGTGCAGGGTACCTCGGATATGGATCGGACAGCGGCTCTTCCTCCTATAGCGTTTCCTCTTAG
- the LOC136512036 gene encoding tubulin gamma-2 chain-like has product MPREIITIQVGQCGNQIGMEFWKQLCLEHGIGKDGLLEDFATQGGDRKDVFFYQADDQHFIPRSLLIDLEPRVINGIQNSEYRNLYNHENIFVAEHGGGAGNNWASGYHQGEQVVDDIMDMVDREADGSDSLEGFVLCHSIAGGTGSGMGSYLLETLNDRYSKKLVQTYSVFPNQMETSDVVVQPYNSLLTLKRLTLNADCVVVLDNTALNRIAVERLHLSNPTFGQTNSLVSTVMSASTTTLRYPGYMNNDLVGLLASLIPTPRCHFLMTGYTPLTVERQVNMIRKTTVLDVMRRLLQTKNIMVSSYARTKEASQAKYISILNIIQGEVDPTQVHESLQRIRERKLVNFIDWAPASIQVALSRKSPYVQTTHRVSGLMLANHTSIRHLFSKCLGQYEKLRKKQAFLDNYRKFPMFADNDLSEFDESREIIESLVDEYKACESPDYIKWGMEDPGEANVAAALDSKLVV; this is encoded by the exons ATGCCGCGCGAGATCATCACGATCCAGGTGGGGCAATGCGGGAACCAGATCGGGATGGAGTTCTGGAAGCAGCTCTGCCTTGAGCACGGCATCGGCAAGGACGGCCTCCTCGAGGACTTCGCCACTCAG GGGGGCGATAGGAAGGACGTCTTCTTTTACCAGGCTGATGATCAGCACTTCATACCCAGGTCTCTGCTTATTGACCTGGAGCCTAGAGTGATCAATGGAATTCAGAACAGCGAGTACAGGAACCTATACAACCATGAGAACATATTTGTTGCTGAGCATGGTGGTGGTGCCGGGAACAATTGGGCCAGTGGGTATCATCAG GGTGAACAAGTTGTTGATGATATCATGGACATGGTTGACAGAGAAGCAGATGGAAGTGATAGCCTTGAGGGTTTTGTCCTTTGTCACTCTATTGCTGGTGGAACTGGTTCAG GTATGGGTTCTTATCTGTTGGAGACACTGAATGATCGATACAGTAAAAAGCTTGTGCAGACATATAGTGTTTTCCCAAATCAGATGGAAACAAGTGATGTTGTCGTCCAACCTTACAACTCACTTTTAACTCTGAAGCGGCTGACACTGAATGCTGACTGTGTGGTTGTTCTTGACAATACGGCTCTTAATAGGATTGCCGTCGAGCGTCTTCATTTATCAAATCCTACTTTTGGACAAACAAACTCTTTGGTCTCCACAGTTATGTCTGCAAGCACAACTACTTTGAGGTATCCTGGATATATGAACAATGATCTGGTTGGCCTTCTTGCCTCCCTGATCCCCACTCCAAGGTGTCATTTTTTGATGACAGGTTATACTCCATTGACTGTTGAGCGCCAG GTTAACATGATACGCAAAACGACGGTATTGGATGTTATGAGAAGACTTCTGCAG ACAAAGAATATAATGGTGTCATCATATGCTCGGACAAAAGAAGCTAGCCAAGCTAAATACATCTCCATACTGAACATCATTCAAGGGGAGGTGGACCCTACACAG GTTCATGAGAGCCTGCAAAGAATACGCGAAAGGAAGCTTGTTAACTTTATAGACTGGGCACCTGCAAGCATTCAG GTTGCTTTGTCAAGAAAATCCCCATATGTTCAAACAACCCACAGG GTTAGTGGTCTGATGTTAGCAAATCATACGAGCATCCGTCACTTATTCAGCAAATGCCTGGGGCAATATGAGAAGCTAAGGAAAAAGCAGGCTTTTCTTGACAACTACAGGAAGTTCCCAATGTTTGCG GACAATGATCTCTCTGAATTTGATGAATCTCGAGAGATAATAGAGAGCCTAGTTGATGAATACAAGGCCTGTGAGTCGCCAGACTACATTAAATGGGGAATGGAG GACCCTGGAGAGGCAAACGTTGCAGCAGCACTTGACTCTAAGTTGGTAGTGTAA